One uncultured Caproiciproducens sp. DNA segment encodes these proteins:
- a CDS encoding RDD family protein encodes MQTQENNNPACGGFFVRLAAYFIDMLLVGVVLLFVKIPMFFVGLQNPGNFLVSPLLFQFSLLDIVLYLAVSAYFIILTYQTGATVGKRLMNLRVVTIDDAPLTLLNVLYRETIGRYLSSLFFIGYILIGLNRDKRGLHDILCNTKVIYVCKCMQLPTRQAYQPMPAYMPYYGQPASPVYPQPSAAPEQKPEDGNKTDNS; translated from the coding sequence ATGCAAACACAGGAAAATAATAATCCGGCCTGCGGCGGATTTTTCGTGCGGCTGGCAGCGTATTTCATTGATATGCTTCTGGTGGGAGTGGTTCTGCTGTTTGTAAAAATCCCTATGTTTTTCGTAGGTCTGCAAAACCCGGGCAACTTTTTGGTCAGCCCGCTTCTGTTTCAGTTCAGTCTGCTTGATATTGTATTGTATCTGGCAGTGTCCGCCTATTTTATTATTTTAACCTATCAGACCGGCGCAACCGTGGGGAAACGGCTGATGAACCTTCGAGTGGTTACGATAGACGACGCTCCGCTTACTCTGCTGAACGTACTTTACAGGGAGACCATCGGGCGCTATCTTTCTTCCCTGTTTTTTATCGGGTATATTTTAATCGGATTGAATCGTGACAAGCGCGGTCTGCACGACATCCTTTGCAATACAAAAGTAATCTACGTCTGCAAGTGCATGCAGCTTCCTACAAGGCAGGCGTATCAGCCTATGCCGGCGTACATGCCGTATTACGGGCAGCCCGCTTCCCCTGTCTATCCGCAGCCGTCGGCTGCGCCGGAGCAGAAACCGGAAGATGGGAATAAGACCGATAATTCATAG
- the sppA gene encoding signal peptide peptidase SppA has protein sequence MNKKQIAGILAAAFVFVFVCGANILVKNASQAQSKKALAESVLNSIGTQVQLPSTPFVGVVEVDGTIMKSTTSSLLPTEGYNHVKTLSLIDQLQKSGNNKGILMDVNTPGGSVYETDELYQRLLKYKKETGRPVWTYMGAEACSGGYYVSMASDKIYANRNTWTGSIGVILSLSNYKGLMDKLGVDTVLFTSGPNKSMGNPGVEMTKEQSKIFQGLVDESYEQFVGIVAQGRKMSVDTVKPIADGRIYTAQQALDLKLIDGIQEYDATEEQMKKELGGNVTFFTPKSSEFNLNSLFSMAKSYTSTDAEKVKELLETQESGVPMYYANTGK, from the coding sequence ATGAATAAAAAACAGATCGCGGGAATTCTTGCGGCGGCATTTGTCTTTGTGTTTGTGTGCGGCGCCAATATTTTGGTTAAGAATGCCAGTCAGGCACAAAGCAAAAAAGCGCTTGCCGAAAGTGTTCTTAACTCTATCGGCACACAGGTACAGCTGCCGTCAACACCGTTCGTCGGGGTGGTGGAGGTGGACGGTACCATTATGAAGTCAACAACATCCTCTCTGCTGCCCACGGAGGGCTACAATCATGTAAAAACGCTCAGTCTGATTGACCAGCTGCAGAAGTCCGGGAATAACAAAGGCATCCTAATGGATGTCAATACACCGGGTGGCAGTGTTTACGAAACCGACGAGCTGTACCAAAGGCTGCTGAAGTACAAAAAGGAAACCGGCCGTCCGGTCTGGACCTATATGGGCGCGGAGGCGTGCTCCGGCGGATATTACGTATCCATGGCGTCGGATAAAATCTATGCAAACCGCAACACATGGACGGGTTCCATCGGCGTTATTCTGTCATTATCCAATTATAAGGGCCTGATGGATAAACTTGGCGTTGACACGGTGCTGTTTACCAGCGGACCGAACAAATCCATGGGAAATCCGGGCGTTGAAATGACGAAGGAGCAGTCAAAAATCTTTCAGGGGCTGGTGGACGAATCCTATGAACAGTTTGTGGGAATCGTTGCGCAGGGCAGAAAGATGAGTGTTGATACGGTCAAGCCGATTGCGGACGGGCGCATCTATACGGCGCAGCAGGCGCTTGACCTCAAGTTGATTGACGGTATTCAGGAATATGACGCCACCGAGGAACAAATGAAGAAAGAGCTCGGCGGCAACGTTACCTTCTTCACGCCGAAAAGCAGTGAGTTTAATCTGAATTCCTTGTTTTCCATGGCGAAAAGCTACACCAGCACCGATGCGGAAAAGGTGAAAGAGCTTTTAGAAACACAGGAGAGCGGGGTGCCGATGTATTATGCAAACACAGGAAAATAA
- a CDS encoding DUF3298 and DUF4163 domain-containing protein, with protein MSSPNTSANLVKHEVHREFTYENTVVLTLSAEFPEVGLENNRMAENRINSRIRMQIDVFYRYIANTLYSQAIQFYKDTQVNGFPFHAYDAVLNYSLTYNENCFLSFYRDQYEYTGGAHGNTIRSSDTWNLQNGRLYPLARFFRPHTNYQYLLTQQIIKQADQNMQENPGVYFDDYRSLIVKYFNEQNYYLTPPGVAVYYQQYEIAPYSTGIVVFTIPYVVLGWAPSCSR; from the coding sequence ATGAGTTCACCGAATACCAGCGCAAATCTGGTCAAACATGAGGTTCATCGAGAATTCACTTATGAAAATACTGTTGTGCTTACACTTTCCGCCGAATTCCCGGAAGTGGGATTAGAGAACAATCGGATGGCTGAAAATAGGATTAACAGCCGTATCCGGATGCAGATAGACGTATTTTACCGTTATATCGCCAATACCTTGTACAGCCAGGCCATACAGTTTTATAAGGACACACAGGTCAATGGATTCCCGTTCCATGCATATGACGCTGTATTAAATTATTCATTAACCTATAATGAAAATTGTTTTCTGAGTTTTTACCGCGACCAGTATGAATATACTGGCGGGGCACACGGCAATACCATCCGAAGCTCCGATACATGGAATCTTCAAAACGGCAGACTCTATCCTCTTGCGCGTTTTTTCAGACCGCATACCAATTATCAATATCTGCTGACGCAGCAGATTATTAAACAGGCGGATCAAAACATGCAGGAGAATCCGGGCGTCTATTTCGACGACTACAGATCACTGATTGTCAAGTATTTTAACGAACAGAATTATTATCTGACGCCGCCGGGAGTCGCTGTTTATTATCAGCAGTATGAAATCGCACCGTATTCCACCGGAATCGTTGTGTTCACTATTCCATATGTTGTACTGGGTTGGGCTCCTTCCTGCTCGCGCTAA
- a CDS encoding spore photoproduct lyase family protein — MYPERIYYEPEALSYELGERLKQKFSQVPWTPIASHNNIEEMRRNSNSEFGHMKRYLIIGIRKTHKYVVNHKISDFLVPYTSSGCSAACLYCYLVCNYNKCSYLRLFVNREQMLGKLMKTAAASPEDLTFEIGSNSDLVLENTITENLVWTIENFGKNEKGFITFPTKFDMVDPLLNLEHRGRTIFRMSVNPQEIIQKVEFGTSPLKNRIQALNKMCDAGYRVGLLIAPVVLMDGWPALYTQLIQQLSDELSPKAKKELTIEIIFMTYSYVHRAINNEAFPNAVELYDASLMTVRGRGKYCYRNDIRTQGEELLRREITHKLGGSSILYVV; from the coding sequence ATGTATCCAGAGCGTATTTATTATGAACCGGAAGCTCTTTCCTATGAGCTGGGTGAAAGATTAAAGCAAAAATTCAGTCAGGTTCCATGGACTCCCATTGCAAGCCATAATAATATTGAGGAAATGCGAAGGAATTCCAACAGTGAGTTCGGCCATATGAAGCGGTATCTGATTATTGGAATCCGTAAAACACACAAATATGTGGTCAATCATAAAATATCGGACTTTCTGGTGCCGTATACGTCTTCAGGATGCAGTGCGGCGTGCCTTTATTGCTATTTGGTTTGCAACTACAACAAATGCTCCTATTTAAGGCTGTTTGTCAACCGCGAACAGATGCTCGGCAAACTGATGAAAACGGCCGCCGCCTCTCCGGAAGATTTGACTTTTGAAATAGGCAGCAACAGTGATCTGGTTCTGGAGAACACCATCACAGAGAACCTTGTCTGGACGATTGAAAATTTTGGTAAAAATGAAAAAGGGTTCATTACCTTTCCGACCAAATTTGACATGGTAGACCCTCTGCTTAACTTGGAACACAGAGGACGGACCATTTTCCGCATGAGTGTAAACCCGCAGGAAATTATTCAAAAAGTGGAATTCGGAACATCACCGTTAAAAAACAGAATACAGGCGCTGAACAAAATGTGCGATGCAGGCTACAGAGTCGGCCTATTGATTGCCCCAGTTGTATTGATGGACGGATGGCCCGCACTCTACACTCAATTGATTCAGCAGCTTTCCGATGAATTATCTCCGAAGGCTAAAAAGGAGCTGACAATCGAAATCATTTTTATGACGTACAGCTATGTGCACCGGGCGATCAACAACGAAGCGTTTCCCAATGCGGTTGAACTATATGACGCATCCCTTATGACTGTAAGGGGGCGCGGAAAATACTGCTACCGGAATGACATTCGCACACAGGGGGAAGAGCTTTTGCGCAGAGAAATCACGCATAAACTTGGCGGCAGTTCCATTTTGTATGTTGTATGA
- a CDS encoding LytTR family DNA-binding domain-containing protein: MKIRIELVNDLDEDEVLIRCGRVDDTIQKIHQYILEQSSPGAKITFYKQNQEFYFPLDEVLFFETEGEHIYAHTADDAYLIKYRLYELEEILPKHFVRAAKSTIVNIMQVYSITRNLTASSLVQFINSHKQVYVSRYYYGELRQRLNERSHL; the protein is encoded by the coding sequence GTGAAGATACGCATTGAGTTAGTCAATGATTTGGATGAGGATGAAGTGTTAATCCGCTGCGGCCGCGTGGATGACACAATCCAAAAAATACATCAGTATATTTTGGAGCAGTCCTCACCGGGAGCTAAAATCACCTTCTATAAACAGAATCAGGAATTCTATTTTCCGCTGGATGAGGTTCTGTTTTTTGAAACCGAAGGGGAGCACATTTACGCCCACACCGCTGACGACGCCTATCTCATTAAGTACCGCCTGTATGAGCTGGAGGAAATCCTCCCGAAACACTTTGTGCGTGCGGCTAAATCGACAATCGTCAATATTATGCAGGTGTACTCAATTACGCGCAACCTCACCGCTTCCAGTCTGGTTCAGTTTATCAACAGTCACAAACAGGTATACGTGTCACGGTACTACTACGGGGAACTGCGGCAGCGTTTAAATGAAAGGAGTCACTTATGA
- the rpiB gene encoding ribose 5-phosphate isomerase B, translating to MKIAVGSDHVGLELKARILEHLTEKGIEYHDFGTLTAERTDYPIYGQAVANAVVSGKYDKGIVLCGTGVGISISANKVPGIRAVVCSEPYSALLSRQHNDTNVLAMGSRVVGSDLALMILDAWLSGEYEGGRHQKRIDMITEIEKSTLLMKP from the coding sequence ATGAAAATTGCAGTTGGCAGCGACCATGTTGGCCTAGAGTTAAAGGCGAGGATCTTAGAGCATTTGACCGAAAAAGGAATTGAATATCATGATTTCGGAACGTTGACGGCGGAGCGCACGGATTATCCTATTTACGGGCAAGCTGTGGCCAACGCGGTGGTCAGCGGAAAATATGATAAGGGGATTGTTCTTTGCGGAACCGGGGTCGGAATATCGATTTCTGCCAATAAGGTACCCGGTATCAGGGCCGTCGTGTGCAGCGAACCCTATTCTGCTCTTCTTTCCCGGCAGCACAATGACACGAATGTTTTAGCGATGGGATCAAGAGTGGTTGGTTCAGACTTGGCCCTCATGATTCTGGATGCCTGGCTTTCAGGCGAGTATGAGGGCGGCAGACACCAAAAGCGGATTGACATGATTACAGAGATCGAAAAAAGCACTCTGCTCATGAAACCGTAG